A portion of the Thermosediminibacter oceani DSM 16646 genome contains these proteins:
- a CDS encoding SDR family oxidoreductase: protein MDFKDKVVVVTGAGRGIGRSIARMYACHGAKVVIADRNFKDAQETERLIKEEGGEAFAVLADVSRPEDVVKLMEKTEEMYGRLDILINNAGFGCWKSPYDLKVEEWDSVINTNLRGTFLCSREAAKIMRKNGGGSIVNIASTRAIMSEPDSESYAASKGGILALTHALAVSLGPDRIRVNAISPGWIETGDYEKLREIDHLQHPAGRVGKPEDIARACLFLTADENGFITGANLVIDGGMTRKMIYEP, encoded by the coding sequence ATGGATTTCAAAGACAAAGTGGTGGTGGTAACGGGCGCCGGCCGGGGCATAGGGCGGAGCATCGCCAGAATGTATGCATGTCATGGTGCGAAAGTAGTTATCGCCGACCGGAATTTCAAGGATGCGCAGGAAACGGAAAGGCTTATAAAAGAGGAAGGCGGCGAAGCCTTTGCCGTCCTTGCCGATGTCAGCAGGCCCGAGGACGTCGTAAAATTAATGGAAAAGACCGAGGAAATGTACGGCAGGCTGGATATACTCATAAACAACGCCGGGTTCGGCTGCTGGAAATCTCCCTATGACCTCAAGGTGGAGGAATGGGACAGTGTCATAAACACCAATCTTCGCGGTACATTCCTGTGTTCCCGGGAAGCGGCGAAAATCATGAGAAAAAATGGTGGAGGCTCCATAGTGAACATAGCCTCCACCAGAGCCATCATGTCCGAGCCCGATTCCGAAAGTTATGCGGCTTCAAAGGGTGGCATACTTGCCCTCACTCATGCGCTGGCGGTTTCTCTGGGTCCTGACCGTATAAGGGTGAACGCCATCAGCCCCGGATGGATCGAGACAGGGGACTATGAAAAACTCCGGGAAATCGACCACCTTCAACACCCGGCAGGCCGGGTGGGAAAGCCCGAAGATATTGCCAGAGCATGCCTTTTTCTTACAGCCGATGAGAACGGCTTCATCACCGGAGCAAACCTTGTGATCGACGGAGGCATGACCCGGAAGATGATCTATGAACCATAG
- a CDS encoding ABC transporter ATP-binding protein produces the protein MDFILKAKKLSKNYYSKKVLKDIDIEVPRGKILGLLGPNGSGKTTFIKIVAGLIRPSSGEILIDGQKPGVYTKSIVSYLPDVNFLFKWMRIKDAMSFFKDFYPDFDIEKARRLLEFMELTEDKRITTLSKGMVEKLHLTLVLSRKAKLYILDEPLGGIDPVAREKIIDAIVDNLNEESSMIISTHLVKDIERLFDEVAFISKGEIVLRGNAEELRVEKHKSIEEIFREVFQ, from the coding sequence TTGGATTTCATACTAAAAGCAAAAAAACTGTCAAAGAACTATTATTCAAAAAAGGTCCTCAAGGATATCGATATTGAAGTCCCAAGGGGGAAGATACTGGGTCTTCTCGGGCCCAACGGCAGCGGCAAGACTACTTTTATCAAAATTGTTGCGGGACTTATTCGCCCTTCTTCGGGAGAAATTTTGATAGACGGTCAAAAGCCTGGTGTATATACGAAATCCATAGTATCTTACCTCCCGGATGTGAATTTTCTATTTAAATGGATGAGAATAAAAGATGCCATGAGTTTTTTCAAAGATTTTTATCCGGACTTTGATATAGAAAAAGCAAGAAGGCTCCTGGAATTTATGGAACTTACGGAAGACAAAAGGATAACCACTTTATCCAAAGGCATGGTAGAGAAACTTCATCTAACATTGGTACTTTCCAGGAAGGCAAAGCTTTACATCTTGGATGAACCGCTGGGAGGGATCGACCCTGTTGCCAGAGAGAAGATCATCGATGCCATAGTCGATAACCTCAATGAAGAAAGTTCTATGATAATATCCACCCACTTAGTGAAAGATATCGAAAGGCTGTTTGACGAGGTGGCGTTCATTTCCAAAGGAGAAATCGTTTTGAGAGGCAACGCGGAAGAACTAAGGGTCGAAAAACATAAATCCATTGAAGAAATATTTCGGGAGGTATTTCAATAA
- a CDS encoding GntR family transcriptional regulator, producing MIIEFDEKQPIYLQIMDLIKRDIVSGKLKGGDKLPSVREMAEKLKVNPNTVQRAYQELEREKVTFTQRGMGTFITKDEGMISALKKKMAKDVLDAFINGMRELGFSGDEILHIVKNYVEKGDPDWISY from the coding sequence ATGATTATAGAATTTGATGAAAAACAGCCTATATATTTGCAGATCATGGACCTCATAAAAAGGGATATAGTGTCGGGTAAATTAAAGGGCGGTGATAAATTGCCATCGGTTAGAGAAATGGCGGAAAAGCTAAAGGTAAATCCAAATACGGTTCAAAGAGCCTATCAGGAACTGGAGAGGGAAAAAGTAACATTCACCCAGAGGGGCATGGGAACATTTATTACAAAGGATGAAGGAATGATTTCGGCACTAAAAAAGAAAATGGCAAAGGATGTGCTGGATGCTTTTATAAACGGGATGAGAGAATTGGGATTTTCCGGAGATGAGATCTTGCACATTGTAAAAAATTACGTAGAAAAGGGGGATCCTGATTGGATTTCATACTAA